A window of Mucilaginibacter sp. PAMC 26640 contains these coding sequences:
- a CDS encoding FMN-dependent NADH-azoreductase, with protein MFSSDPDQAAIQLSDTLVKQLFAADIIVIGAPLINFTIHSALKAWIDHITRAGITFGYGEKGPVGKVTGKKVYVAISSGGVYSEGPGKANDFVAPYLKAFLGFLGMTDLTVFRAEG; from the coding sequence ATGTTTTCATCTGACCCGGACCAGGCAGCTATTCAACTTTCCGATACTTTAGTTAAACAATTATTTGCTGCGGATATCATTGTGATCGGTGCGCCGCTGATCAACTTTACCATCCATAGTGCGCTCAAAGCCTGGATTGATCATATTACCCGGGCGGGAATCACTTTCGGCTACGGTGAAAAAGGCCCTGTCGGCAAAGTTACCGGCAAAAAGGTGTATGTTGCTATATCTTCGGGCGGGGTGTATTCAGAGGGCCCGGGCAAAGCCAATGATTTTGTCGCCCCTTACCTGAAAGCTTTCCTCGGCTTTTTAGGCATGACCGACTTAACGGTTTTCCGTGCCGAAGGGTAA
- a CDS encoding PAS domain-containing sensor histidine kinase encodes MENTALLIAIIQNAIDGIITIDDRGKIELINPAACALFDYEPDEVIGENIKILMPDPDKNQHDNFLYRYQATGKVNVIGVGREVLGLRKDGTIFPFRLGLSEVQFFGRRIFTGFIHNLSKEKEAERKLKDYAAHLEELVEERTMALKDTVKALQVAQDDLKVLLHKEKELGLLKSRFVSMASHEFRTPLTSVKLSASLIEKYAEPLKSENITKHVGKIKNAVGNLTIILNDFLSLEKLEAGKEEVNYLNFDLVKFSEELTEEMQVIAKKNQYIIYLHSGIHSMVRLDQNLLKNCINNLITNAIKYSGENTFIDFNTEINETHCIITVKDNGIGIPEADQKHLFEAFFRAHNTGTIPGTGLGLNIVTRYAGLMNGSVNFKSEVNKGTLFTISFPNHE; translated from the coding sequence ATGGAAAACACCGCGCTATTAATTGCCATTATTCAAAATGCAATAGATGGGATCATTACCATCGATGACAGGGGAAAGATCGAGCTGATCAATCCCGCAGCCTGCGCATTGTTTGATTACGAGCCGGACGAAGTAATTGGCGAAAATATTAAAATATTAATGCCCGACCCCGATAAGAATCAGCATGATAATTTCCTCTATCGCTACCAGGCCACCGGAAAAGTTAATGTAATAGGCGTTGGCCGTGAGGTACTGGGACTTAGAAAAGATGGTACGATCTTTCCCTTTCGTTTAGGGTTGAGCGAAGTGCAGTTTTTCGGTCGCCGGATCTTTACCGGGTTTATACATAATCTTAGTAAAGAAAAAGAAGCGGAGCGCAAGCTAAAAGATTACGCCGCGCACCTGGAAGAATTAGTGGAAGAGCGGACGATGGCCTTAAAGGATACTGTAAAGGCTTTGCAGGTCGCACAAGATGACCTGAAGGTACTGCTCCACAAAGAAAAGGAACTGGGATTATTAAAAAGCCGGTTTGTTTCCATGGCTTCGCATGAATTCCGCACCCCGCTTACCTCGGTCAAGCTATCCGCATCCCTCATCGAAAAATATGCCGAACCACTTAAAAGTGAAAACATCACCAAGCATGTCGGCAAGATTAAAAACGCAGTTGGTAACCTGACCATCATTTTAAACGATTTCCTTTCCCTTGAAAAACTGGAGGCCGGTAAGGAAGAAGTTAATTACCTGAATTTTGACCTCGTCAAATTCTCGGAAGAGCTCACTGAGGAAATGCAGGTTATAGCGAAAAAGAACCAGTATATCATCTACCTGCATTCCGGCATCCACAGTATGGTACGGCTGGATCAGAACCTGCTCAAGAATTGTATCAATAACCTGATCACCAACGCTATTAAATACTCCGGAGAAAATACCTTTATCGATTTCAACACCGAGATCAATGAGACCCATTGCATCATTACGGTAAAAGATAATGGCATCGGCATCCCGGAAGCCGATCAGAAACATTTGTTTGAAGCATTTTTCCGGGCGCATAATACCGGCACAATACCCGGCACCGGCCTGGGCCTAAACATTGTGACCCGGTATGCGGGCCTGATGAACGGCTCGGTAAATTTCAAATCCGAAGTAAACAAGGGAACGTTATTTACCATTTCATTTCCAAATCATGAGTAA
- a CDS encoding transcriptional regulator has translation MSKTILIIEDNDDIRENVVEILELAGFNVHEAPDGKTGVDLAVQDHPDLILCDIMMPELDGYGVLYMLNKNPETKHIPFIFLTARAERLDLRKGMEMGADDYLTKPFDDLELLNAIDVRLKKQAAQEKFYSKSLDRLHTLFSKNDGLSELKKIIQERRTRAFKKNQVIYYEGDKGNGLYLLLSGKVKCIKLAKDGRELMTGLYGPDEYLGINAIFLNKEHSDTATAMADSLCCLIPKDLLEQLLDQYPDVAQEFIKLLAQDIKEKEQQLLQMAYHSVRKKMAEAMVRLQVKHPELEHGFKISREDLAALTGMATESVSRTLTEFKAEGLIGKKGSVITILKLDALAKMKN, from the coding sequence ATGAGTAAGACCATATTAATTATTGAAGACAATGATGACATTCGCGAGAATGTGGTCGAAATATTGGAACTGGCCGGGTTCAACGTTCACGAAGCACCCGACGGAAAAACCGGGGTTGACTTAGCCGTTCAGGACCACCCTGACCTGATTCTTTGTGACATTATGATGCCGGAACTGGACGGTTACGGTGTGTTATATATGCTCAACAAAAATCCGGAAACGAAGCATATTCCTTTTATCTTTCTAACGGCACGGGCGGAAAGGCTTGACCTGCGAAAAGGTATGGAAATGGGTGCAGATGACTACCTGACCAAACCTTTTGATGATCTGGAATTATTGAACGCTATCGATGTTCGTTTGAAAAAGCAGGCGGCACAGGAAAAGTTTTATAGCAAGTCACTTGACCGGCTGCATACCTTGTTCAGTAAAAATGATGGACTTTCTGAGCTCAAAAAGATTATTCAGGAACGCCGGACAAGAGCGTTTAAAAAGAACCAGGTCATCTATTACGAGGGAGATAAAGGAAACGGGCTGTACCTGCTGCTAAGCGGTAAGGTTAAATGCATCAAACTCGCTAAGGACGGTCGCGAACTGATGACCGGGCTTTACGGCCCGGATGAATATTTGGGCATCAATGCCATCTTTTTGAACAAAGAACATTCTGATACAGCTACTGCAATGGCGGATTCCTTGTGTTGTCTGATTCCAAAGGACCTCCTGGAACAGCTGTTAGATCAGTACCCTGATGTGGCCCAAGAATTTATTAAGCTTTTAGCACAGGATATCAAGGAAAAGGAACAACAGCTGTTACAAATGGCTTATCATTCGGTGCGAAAAAAAATGGCCGAAGCGATGGTGCGCCTGCAGGTAAAACACCCTGAATTGGAGCATGGCTTTAAGATTTCCCGGGAAGACCTGGCCGCCCTGACCGGTATGGCAACCGAGTCGGTAAGCCGGACATTGACCGAATTTAAGGCCGAAGGCCTGATCGGTAAAAAAGGAAGTGTGATCACGATTTTAAAATTAGACGCGCTGGCTAAAATGAAAAACTGA